In Salmo salar chromosome ssa15, Ssal_v3.1, whole genome shotgun sequence, one genomic interval encodes:
- the LOC106572477 gene encoding tubulin alpha-8 chain encodes MRECISIHVGQAGVQTGNACWELFCLEHGVGPDGVFNEEDQGPNSRTDPFNTFFHTGSSGRHVPRAIFVDLEPTVVDEVRTGMYRQLYHPEQLISGKEDAANNYARGHYTVGKEIIDGVLERIRKMTDQCTGLQGFLIFHSFGGGTGSGFTSLLMERLSVDYGKKSKLEFAIYPAPQVSTAVVEPYNSILTTHTTLDHSDCAFMVDNEAIYDICRRNLDVERPSYTNLNRLIGQIVSSITASLRFDGALNVDLTEFQTNLVPFPRIHFPLVTYAPIISAEKAYHEQLTVSEITTACFEPSNQMVKCDPRHGMYMACCMLYRGDVVPKDVNAAIQNIKTKRSIQFVEWCPTGFKVGINYQPPTAVPGGDLAKVQRAVCMLSNTTAIAEAWARLDHKFDLMYAKRAFVHWYVGEGMEEGEFSEAREDLACLEKDYEELGRTSTESDDDEAGEEY; translated from the exons ATG AGAGAGTGTATCTCCATCCACGTGGGCCAGGCAGGCGTTCAGACAGGCAATGCATGCTGGGAACTCTTCTGCTTGGAACACGGTGTGGGGCCTGACGGCGTGTTCAATGAAGAGGACCAGGGGCCTAATTCCCGGACTGACCCCTTCAACACCTTTTTCCACACCGGAAGTTCTGGCCGCCATGTTCCCAGGGCCATATTTGTGGACCTGGAGCCAACGGTGGTTG ATGAGGTCAGGACTGGGATGTACAGGCAGCTCTACCATCCTGAGCAGCTCATCTCTGGAAAGGAGGATGCAGCCAATAACTACGCCCGTGGACACTACACCGTGGGGAAGGAGATCATTGACGGGGTCCTGGAGCGTATCCGTAAAATG ACTGACCAGTGCACAGGGCTGCAAGGATTCCTCATCTTCCACAGCTTCGGAGGAGGCACCGGCTCTGGTTTCACCTCTCTGCTGATGGAGCGCCTGTCAGTTGACTACGGCAAGAAGTCCAAGCTGGAGTTTGCCATCTACCCAGCTCCCCAAGTGTCCACAGCTGTGGTGGAGCCATATAATTCCATTCTGACCACCCACACCACCCTGGATCACTCCGACTGTGCCTTCATGGTGGACAATGAGGCCATCTATGACATCTGTCGCCGCAACCTGGACGTTGAGCGTCCATCCTACACCAATCTCAACAGATTGATCGGTCAGATCGTTTCCTCCATCACTGCCTCCCTACGCTTTGATGGTGCATTGAATGTTGACCTCACAGAGTTCCAGACCAATTTAGTCCCATTCCCTCGCATTCATTTCCCCCTGGTCACTTACGCGCCCATCATTTCCGCTGAGAAGGCTTACCATGAGCAGCTGACCGTCTCTGAGATCACCACTGCCTGTTTCGAGCCATCCAATCAGATGGTCAAGTGTGACCCTCGCCATGGCATGTACATGGCCTGCTGTATGCTGTACCGTGGAGATGTGGTGCCCAAAGATGTGAATGCTGCCATTCAAAATATCAAGACCAAACGTTCCATCCAGTTTGTGGAATGGTGCCCCACCGGTTTCAAG GTTGGGATCAACTATCAGCCCCCAACTGCCGTACCTGGAGGTGATCTAGCTAAAGTCCAGAGGGCTGTGTGCATGCTGAGCAACACCACTGCCATTGCTGAAGCCTGGGCCCGTTTGGACCACAAGTTTGACCTCATGTATGCCAAACGTGCCTTTGTGCACTGGTATGTAGGTGAGGGCATGGAGGAGGGAGAGTTCTCTGAGGCCAGAGAAGACCTGGCTTGTCTGGAGAAAGATTATGAAGAGCTGGGTAGAACAAGCACAGAATCTGATGATGATGAAGCGGGTGAGGAATATTAA